Sequence from the Rutidosis leptorrhynchoides isolate AG116_Rl617_1_P2 chromosome 3, CSIRO_AGI_Rlap_v1, whole genome shotgun sequence genome:
AAGTATGCGTATACGATTTTAGGAAAGTGATACCTGCATCGATTTATTTATGATGTCGCTTATGGCATATAGGCAGATTTTACCTTAGAAACTTTTCAGAATCGTACTGAGGCGCTGAACAAATAAGTAACATCAGTCTTTTTCAAAGCATgagattataataacattaataaggtTTAATCTTGGTAAATTATTTTAAGAAACGCAATACATGTAAAACTATTAAATAAAGTAAGAAAAAGATAATCTTGTGGTTTTAAATCAGTATTATCGGTTCATATATTAAGTTTTTGATAGGCAAATCCTTTGATACCAAAAACGTTGCAGTTTTCACTTATTATCTtgatttattattttcttttttttttctatgtAGATACAACTTAGTTTGATGGAGTGGAGGGGTGATCATGAACCAGTAGAACCGAcccagagtcaaagtcaaacatcagAAAGTTCTTCGGGAGAAAAGGAAGAACTTTCAGCTCTCAAAGCCGGATTAAGAAAAGTTAAAATTTTTAGAGATTACGTATCGATCAAACGAGGAAAAAATACCTCACGTGAAGATGATCGCGATATTAGGAGCGAAGAAGGCGATTATTCTTCATACCATTTTGACTCGGAACTTGAAGAATCTGACGAAGGCGAACCAAATGAAGTCAAAAAAGATGACGACAATGCAAATTACAGAAAGTCGTTTTGCTATGGTACACTAGCCTACGCAAATTGTACCACAGGGTCTCTTTATGAAGACAGTGTTTATTATAGTAATAGAAAATCGGACGTTTGTTTCCCTCAAAATGATGATGACTCAACCGCTTCGGTTTCTGAAACATATGTGATTCAAAATCCCAAACGCGGTATCTTTCCATGGAAGAAACGGAAACTGAACTTGAGATCACCAAAAACTAAGGGGGAACCACTCTTAAAGAAAGCGTATGCTGAAGAAGGCGGTGATGACATTGACTTTGACCGGCGCCAGCTCAGCTCCGATACATCTCTTGGGGTAAAGCTTCAAACTTTATGTGCTTAAGTACTTTTACTTTCAACCCAAAAAATGAAATTAGTTAAATCTTTATGAATGTGTTTTCTTTTTCTTATGGGTTTTTTTAAAGCTTGAAACTTTATGTGCTTTTATATTACTTTTAACACAAAGAAGGAAATTAGTTACTCAGTAAATCTTTTATAATGTGTTTTTCATTTTCTTTGACAGTGGCACATGCAGAATGATCAACCTGCAATATCTGAATTTGGGGATGACGGTTTTGCTGTTGGAGTTTGGGAACAGATGGATATACTTAGCCGTGACGGTCACATGAAGTTAAGCACACAAGTTTTCTTTGCGTCAATCGATCAACGAAACGAACGGGCAGCTGGTGAGAGTGCGTGCACCGCTCTTGTGGCGGTTATAGCCGATTGGTTCCAAAACAATGGTGACCTCATGCCCATTAAGTCCCAACTTGACTCGTTGATTCGAGAAGGTTCCTTAGAGTGGCGAAATTTATGTGAAAACGAAACTTATATGGTTCGTTTTCCTGATAAGCATTTTG
This genomic interval carries:
- the LOC139896128 gene encoding uncharacterized protein codes for the protein MQGSSPGLKNKVPVIGTASLNLAEFASAAEDQDLELTIPLSVSCGPIERPPSLHIQLSLMEWRGDHEPVEPTQSQSQTSESSSGEKEELSALKAGLRKVKIFRDYVSIKRGKNTSREDDRDIRSEEGDYSSYHFDSELEESDEGEPNEVKKDDDNANYRKSFCYGTLAYANCTTGSLYEDSVYYSNRKSDVCFPQNDDDSTASVSETYVIQNPKRGIFPWKKRKLNLRSPKTKGEPLLKKAYAEEGGDDIDFDRRQLSSDTSLGWHMQNDQPAISEFGDDGFAVGVWEQMDILSRDGHMKLSTQVFFASIDQRNERAAGESACTALVAVIADWFQNNGDLMPIKSQLDSLIREGSLEWRNLCENETYMVRFPDKHFDLETVLEANIRPLTVVPEKSFIGFFHPEEVEEGTFDFLDSAMSFDTMWDEISRELEPRVYIVSWNDHFFVLKVDSDAYYIIDTLGERLFEGCNQAYILKFDRNTSIWVLPVSDSGLDGSTRKSTAEAVDPVKIENEIVCGGKESCKEYIKSFLAAIPIRELQDDMKKGLRSSTPLHHRLQIEFHYTQLQKPATVVSPDPISTVTISEPVVDDSANPVAE